One segment of Eschrichtius robustus isolate mEscRob2 chromosome 3, mEscRob2.pri, whole genome shotgun sequence DNA contains the following:
- the CDCP2 gene encoding CUB domain-containing protein 2 encodes MLAELEFCVLLAVTLLGPVPRAQAMKGVKCGGVLSAPSGNFSSPNFPRLYPYNTECSWLIVVAEGSSVLLTFHAFDLEYHDTCSFDFLEIYNGASGDQGNLLGRFCGQVPPPPFASSWHVMSVVFHSDKHVASRGFSAGYQKDACGGVLTGLSGVLTSPEHPNNYPNNVECRWVIRAAGPATVKLVFVDFQVEGSEQCTYDYVAVLGGPGPTRGHHYCGSSRPPTLVSLGHELQVVFKSDFNIGGRGFKAYYFSGECQEVYTAVRGNFSSPQYPSSYPNHIRCHWTIRLPLGYRVKVFFLDLELEGPNSLTRTCDFDHLTAFDGASEEAPLLGSWCGHHLPPPVTSSHNQLLLLLHTDRSTTHRGFSVAYIGVVPMNVSCSRTDFQILISAQALAPLERTKVYLGSRSCAAQEVGSNFRIQARFDTCGTESQRRNNTSVIVSVLYIDFSAGGQEDIHEYEVRCEPRRKEASVHLLSGSHWLGPYAATAEHLQEAPPRDEAEALEGPVAVVAQDTSDIVFLGLCILAGVLMVIAIVVLMLL; translated from the exons GTGTCAAATGTGGGGGTGTGCTCTCAGCACCTTCTGGAAACTTCTCCAGCCCCAACTTCCCCAGGCTCTACCCCTACAACACGGAGTGCAGCTGGCTGATCGTGGTGGCTGAGGGATCCTCCGTGCTGCTCACCTTCCACGCCTTCGACCTGGAGTACCATGACACCTGCAGCTTCGACTTCCTGGAGATCTACAATGGGGCCTCCGGGGACCAGGGCAACCTGCTGGGGAGGTTCTGTGGCCAGGTGCCCCCGCCACCCTTCGCCTCCTCCTGGCACGTCATGTCTGTGGTCTTCCACTCAGACAAGCACGTGGCCAGCCGAGGCTTTTCTGCGGGCTACCAGAAAG ATGCGTGTGGTGGCGTCCTGACGGGCCTGTCGGGGGTCCTCACCAGCCCCGAGCACCCCAACAACTACCCCAACAATGTGGAGTGCCGCTGGGTGATCCGAGCCGCTGGCCCCGCCACCGTCAAGCTGGTCTTCGTGGACTTCCAGGTGGAGGGCAGTGAGCAGTGCACCTACGACTACGTGGCTGTGCTTGGGGGGCCCGGCCCCACCCGTGGGCACCACTACTGCGGCAGCTCCAGGCCCCCCACGCTCGTGTCGCTGGGCCACGAGCTGCAGGTGGTCTTCAAGTCTGACTTTAACATCGGGGGACGGGGCTTCAAGGCCTACTACTTCTCAG GAGAATGCCAGGAGGTATACACGGCGGTGCGGGGCAACTTCTCCAGCCCACAGTACCCCAGCTCCTACCCCAACCACATCCGGTGCCACTGGACCATCCGCCTGCCTCTTGGCTACCGGGTCAAAGTGTTCTTCCTGGACCTGGAACTGGAGGGGCCCAACAGCCTGACCAGGACCTGTGACTTTGACCATCTGACAGCCTTCGACGGGGCCAGCGAGGAGGCGCCCCTGCTGGGGAGTTGGTGTGGCCACCACCTGCCACCACCGGTCACCTCGAGCCACAACCAGCTCCTGCTTCTGCTGCACACAGACCGTAGCACCACCCACAGGGGCTTCTCTGTGGCCTACATTGGAG TGGTCCCCATGAACGTGAGTTGCTCCCGCACGGACTTCCAGATCCTGATCTCCGCGCAGGCACTGGCCCCTCTAGAACGGACCAAAGTCTACCTGGGCAGCCGGAGCTGTGCTGCTCAGGAAGTCGGCAGCAACTTCCGGATCCAGGCCCGCTTTGACACCTGCGGCACTGAGTCTCAg AGAAGAAATAACACTTCAGTGATCGTCAGTGTGCTGTACATCGACTTCTCAGCGGGTGGACAGGAGGACATCCACGAATACGAGGTCCGCTGCGAGCCGAGGCGAAAGGAGGCCTCTGTCCACCTGCTGTCCGGCTCCCACTGGCTTGGGCCCTATGCTGCCACGGCCGAGCACCTTCAGGAGGCACCACCCAGGGACGAGGCAGAGGCACTGGAGGGCCCCGTGGCCGTGGTGGCCCAGGACACCAGTGACATCGTCTTCCTGGGCCTTTGCATCCTGGCTGGAGTCCTCATGGTCATTGCCATAGTGGTCCTGATGCTGCTGTAA